A window from Acidobacteriota bacterium encodes these proteins:
- a CDS encoding TIGR00153 family protein: MKAKSTLAGLFGRSPFRPMQQHMEVVEECVEKTVLLFKALTSGDDEKLFERKEEIFELERRADSIKNEIRSHLPKGLFLPVDRRDLLDLLNAQDNIADTAQDVAGLLTLRKMTVPDVLKGQILPYVLKTRDAVAKCAEVIHELDELIEMGFRGRAGDKVEEMVDALNALETETDDMGMNLSRTLFENEDQLKPLTVVFWYDQIQRIGRLADYAENVGDRLRLLIAR, translated from the coding sequence ATGAAGGCGAAAAGCACCTTGGCCGGCCTGTTCGGCAGATCTCCGTTCCGTCCCATGCAGCAGCACATGGAAGTCGTCGAAGAGTGTGTTGAGAAAACCGTTCTTCTCTTCAAAGCCCTAACCTCCGGCGACGACGAAAAGCTCTTCGAACGCAAGGAAGAGATCTTCGAACTCGAACGAAGAGCCGACAGCATTAAGAACGAAATCCGGTCCCACCTGCCTAAAGGCCTTTTCCTGCCGGTCGATCGCCGCGACCTGCTCGATCTTCTCAACGCGCAGGACAACATCGCCGACACGGCTCAGGATGTCGCCGGCCTTCTGACCCTGAGAAAGATGACGGTGCCGGACGTTCTTAAAGGCCAAATCTTGCCCTACGTACTGAAAACCCGCGACGCTGTAGCCAAGTGCGCGGAGGTCATCCACGAACTCGACGAGCTGATCGAGATGGGTTTCCGCGGTCGCGCCGGTGACAAGGTAGAGGAGATGGTCGATGCCTTGAACGCTCTCGAGACGGAGACCGACGACATGGGCATGAACCTCAGCCGAACGCTGTTCGAGAACGAGGACCAGTTGAAGCCGCTGACGGTGGTCTTTTGGTATGACCAGATCCAGCGTATCGGTCGCCTCGCCGACTATGCCGAGAACGTCGGCGATCGCCTGCGACTTTTGATCGCTCGCTGA
- a CDS encoding Na(+)/H(+) antiporter subunit D yields the protein MADFLATLPPGLLLIGGGLLLALLRGRIQRWALVILPLLSAWHLLSFLPEGTTVAYEIFGYELMPVRVDRLSLVWGYVFHLAAFVSALYAFHVEDTLQHVSGLIYAGAAIGAVFSGDLVTLFVYWELTALSSVFLIWARRRERAHHAGMRYLVAQVGSGVLLLAGALYHFGDSGSLAFGALNLDTLGGLLIFLAFGIKAAFPLLHNWLQDAYPEATVTGTVFLSAFTTKLAIYALARGFAGTEILIPIGAAMTAFPIFFAVIENDLRRVLAYSLNNQLGFMVVGIGLGTELSLNGTAAHAFVHILYKALLFMSMGAVLNYAGTAKGSELGGLYKKMPWTTAFCIVGAASISAFPLFSGFVAKALILSEAAYQHRTVVYLILLFASAGVFHHSGIKIPFFAFFHHDTGKWKKFAPEKRDFAGEAPKNMLWAMALTALPCLAIGMFPHKLLYPLLPFPVTYEPYTMAHVITQIQLLMFSALAFTVLNRIGAYPPELRSTVLDTDWFYRKPGRALAEWLHRHGATVDRALRSAFVGGLHRLLERSGQALGPTGWLGGIWTTRTMVLWATLLLAACLILYYV from the coding sequence GCGCTGGTCATCCTGCCGCTCTTGAGCGCCTGGCACCTCCTGAGTTTCTTGCCCGAAGGCACCACCGTCGCCTACGAGATCTTCGGCTACGAGCTGATGCCGGTGCGAGTGGACCGCCTGAGCCTGGTGTGGGGATATGTCTTCCATCTGGCGGCCTTCGTCAGCGCGCTGTACGCCTTCCACGTCGAGGACACCCTGCAGCACGTCTCCGGTTTGATCTACGCCGGCGCGGCCATCGGCGCGGTGTTCTCCGGCGACCTGGTGACGCTGTTCGTCTACTGGGAGCTGACGGCCCTTTCCTCGGTGTTCCTGATCTGGGCGCGGCGTCGCGAGCGCGCCCACCACGCTGGCATGCGCTACCTGGTGGCCCAGGTGGGTTCCGGCGTGCTGTTGCTGGCCGGCGCCCTCTACCACTTCGGGGATTCCGGCTCGCTGGCCTTTGGCGCCCTCAACTTGGACACCCTGGGGGGCCTGCTGATCTTCCTGGCCTTCGGTATCAAGGCAGCCTTTCCGCTCCTCCACAACTGGCTGCAGGATGCCTACCCGGAGGCCACCGTCACCGGCACCGTCTTTCTCTCGGCCTTCACCACCAAGCTGGCGATCTACGCCTTGGCCCGCGGCTTCGCCGGCACCGAGATTCTGATCCCCATCGGCGCCGCTATGACCGCATTCCCAATCTTTTTCGCGGTGATCGAGAACGACCTCCGGCGGGTGCTGGCCTACAGCCTGAACAACCAGCTCGGCTTCATGGTGGTGGGCATCGGCCTGGGAACGGAGCTGTCCCTGAACGGTACGGCGGCGCACGCCTTCGTCCACATCCTCTACAAGGCGCTGCTCTTCATGTCGATGGGCGCCGTCCTGAACTACGCCGGCACCGCCAAGGGCTCGGAACTGGGCGGCCTCTACAAGAAAATGCCCTGGACCACCGCCTTCTGCATCGTCGGCGCGGCGTCCATTTCGGCCTTCCCGCTGTTCTCGGGCTTCGTCGCCAAAGCGTTGATCCTCAGCGAAGCGGCATACCAGCACCGCACCGTCGTCTACCTGATCCTGCTCTTTGCTTCCGCCGGCGTTTTCCACCACTCGGGGATCAAGATCCCCTTCTTCGCCTTCTTCCACCACGACACCGGCAAGTGGAAGAAGTTCGCTCCCGAGAAGCGCGACTTCGCAGGCGAGGCGCCTAAGAACATGCTGTGGGCGATGGCGCTGACGGCGTTGCCCTGCCTCGCCATCGGCATGTTCCCGCACAAGCTGCTCTACCCGCTCTTGCCCTTCCCGGTGACCTATGAGCCGTACACCATGGCCCACGTCATCACCCAAATCCAGCTTCTGATGTTCTCGGCCCTGGCCTTCACGGTGTTGAACCGCATCGGCGCCTACCCACCGGAGCTGCGCTCCACGGTGCTCGACACGGACTGGTTCTATAGGAAGCCGGGACGCGCCTTGGCCGAGTGGCTCCACCGCCACGGCGCCACCGTCGACCGCGCTCTCCGCTCCGCCTTCGTGGGCGGCCTCCACCGCCTGCTCGAACGCTCCGGCCAAGCCCTCGGCCCCACCGGCTGGCTCGGCGGAATCTGGACCACCCGCACCATGGTGCTGTGGGCCACGCTGCTACTCGCAGCCTGCTTGATCCTCTACTACGTCTGA